GGAGTTCATCAGATGTCGATTTGAAGGCACGACTCTCGTCTACTCAGCAACCGCGCCGACGCTGCTGAATGAGTGTCAGTTTGTGGGCGTCCAGTTCGAGTTTAGTGGCCCCGCGCTTCTTGCCTTTGATTTCCTACGAGCTCTCGGGCATGGTGCGGGGCCGGACGGTGCGCGGATTGTTCAAAGTGTTATAAAACACATCCAATCGCCCCCGCCGCCCCCGCCGCCATCGCTTTCGCGAATTGCGGAAACGACTGCTACGTCGAGCGTGACAATCGCTCCGACTATTCCGAGCGTCGGCTCACGACGCAAGTAAGGCGACCACTTCGCCGAGATTCCAAACATGATCGCTCACGCCCGCTGCCATCGCGGGCGTTTGCTTTATCCCGCCGTTGTTCTTCGTCAGCGTCATATGCGGACGACAGAAATTGTAGTACATGAACCACAGCGACATCGCATGCACGTGGTTCTCGATCTTCTTGCTGTGGCCGTTCGTGAGGCGCGTCAGCCGGCGGATGTTGGTCCGCATGCGCGTGTTGTGCGACTCGGCGTAACTGGTCGAGATCAGCGCCTCGTCCGGCTGGCCCATGATCGGCTTTTTTTCTAGCGACGTGAGGGCGACGGGCGCGTACTTGCCGCTGCCGTGCGTATCGCCGGTTGCGCCGTACAATTTGACCAGCATCGCGTAGTCCACGCCGTTCCAGCCGAACGCATTCTCCACCGCCGTCAGATAGGCGTTGTGGCCGTCCGTCGAGAGCTGCACGCGGTTCGCGAGACGCGACGCCAGCTCCTCCATGAACAAGTGCGCAGCGTCGGCATCGCGAGTGCCGACGTGCCAGCACGGAATGAGCTTCGTGTCGGCGCAGATCCCCGTCCACGTCCAACAATCGCCGCGCCCGCGTCCCTTCTCATCGAGCGGGACATTCTTCTCGCGCGCGCCGACGAATGACCAAATCTCGTCCGCTTCGATGCGCTTGCATGGCAGGTTCACCAGCACGCGCTGCTGGTAAGCGAGAACCGCCGTTCCGACCTCAGCGAGCAGCTTCAAGATCGTGACCTTGCTCGCACCCGTCTGCCGTGCCGTCGCATTGATCGACGCGCCCTCACAGAGGGCGTAGAGGATTTGCACGCGCTTTTCGGTCGACAGGCGGTTCATGGTTCGGTTCGTGAATTGAAACTGAACTAATATGCTTGCTTAACTTTACGTTGTCAAGTACTTCTTTCTCTGGTTTGTTCTCCTCTGAGCATGTATACTGTGGCCATGGCGAAGATCGTTCTTGACCTGGATCGCAGGGATGTCTCGGCGCCCGATTTCGCCGAAGGCTTTCTTGCGCAAATGCGTCTCGTCGAGCAGGTCATGGTCGAGATGGGCATCGCAGCCAATCAAGTTCGGTGGGTCATTGAGGATCTTCGCGCCGGGAGTGCCTACGCTGCGGCGACAGCTCACATACAAGGTGAGCATGTCGCGATGGCAGACATCGAAGCTGCAATCCGAATCGCCGGTCAGGGCACGAAGGCTCTGGCATCCTCGAATAAGCGACCCGCTCATTTTTCGGATGCCGCGCTCAAGACAAGCCGAACGCTGACGCGAATTCTGTCGGAATATGACAGCGGTAAGGCAGTGGCACGATTCGGCCAGATTGTAGTGAAGCCCAGCGAAAAGGTCGCCGAAAACGTCGCCACTATCATTCGCGGCGATCTCCGCAGCATAGCCAGTATTGACGGTACGCTGGTCGGTGTGAACGACTACGGAAGGATTGAAATCTCCGTCGTGGACCGTTTACGCGGTCGGCGCATTCGCTGTGAGATCCCTAACGACTTGGTCGATAAGGCGCTCAGTGCGTTCAAGAAGCGCGTCGTCGTTCGAGGGCTGATGTGGTCCCGTCAGGACGGGACCGCAATCCGGATCGACGTTCGGAGCCTCGACGTAATGCCACCTGACGATCAACTTCCGACGCACAGCCAAGTCCGTGGCATCCTCAGCGGCTACAGGATCGCCAATGGCGAATAAGATTCGTCGCTATTGGGATTCCTGCTGCTGTTTCGGCTACCTGTTGAACCAGGCTAACCGTGCCGATAAGTGCGAGCCCATTTTGCTCGACGCGGAAGTCGGGAATTGCGAGATAGTCATATCGGCCTGGACCATCGCGGAAGTGCTCCACAAGAAAGGCGACAAGCGGCCCTTTCCGAAGGAATCGCGCGAGCTGCTACGAAAGTTCTTCAATCGAAGCTGTTTCATCGTCGCCGAAGTGGATCGGGTCATCGCCGAAGCCGCTCAAGACGTGTTCTGGGAACATGACATACTGCCGAAAGACGCCGTACATGTCGCCACCGCGTTGGTGGCGAACGCCAATTATCTAGAGACCTTTGATGGCGGCTTGCTTGCGAAGAGCAAGAAGCTCGGGGGCGACCCAGTACTCGTAATTCAAGAGCCGGGTGCTGAGCGTCTAAAAGCGGAAGCGAAGAAGGCCGATAAGAAGGGGCAAATAGAGCTACCGGGAACGCTTTCGAGCTGACGCTTTCGCGCCCTTCTTCGCGATGCTGACCCGCTCCTTTCGGCTGAGCGTCTTTGCGCGAGCAATGCCGCCTTTTGAGGCCCGAACCTGGGTCGGTCCCGGCTCAGCGTCTTCCGGCTTCTCGGCTTCTTTCGTCGCGATTCCACCGACGAGCCTGGCGAGCTGCATCATGTCGGCCGGTCGCTTCGGGCGCTTTGGCATGGATGCAAAATACCGAACCGAGGTTTCATGACCAAGAACTGGCTACTTTCAAACTGTACCAGTGCCTGCTTAACCCGTCCCCTTGCTTCAACTTACCAGCCTAGTTACTCTTAGGGTCTGGCCCGGAATTTTTCGGGTCGGATTAGCTGTCTCAACCGGTTTTCTCGTTTTTCTTTCTTGGTTCCGTCCGGAGCGCCTGTGAAAGTCCGCACGAGCGTCAAGCCGATCTGTGAGCATTGCAAAGTTGTGAAGCGCAACGGCGTGACTCGCATCATCTGCAAGCGCAACCCCAAGCACAAGCAGCGTCAGGGTTAATCGAATATGGCTCGTATTGCTGGCGTCGATCTCCCGAGAGACAAGAAGGTCGAGATCGGTCTGACCTACATCTACGGCATTGGCCGTCATGCCGCCCAGGAAATCATCGAGAAGGCGGGCATCGACGCCAATCTGCGCATTCGCGATCTGACCGACGCGGACGTGAACAAGATCCGCGGCGTCATCGAGCGCGATCACAAGGTCGAAGGCGCGCTCAGGACCGAAGTGGCGATGAACATCAAGCGGTTGATGGACATCGGGTCGTATCGGGGCATTCGCCACCGTCGCGGCCTGCCAGTCCGCGGCCAGCGGACGCACACCAACGCGCGCACGAAGAAGGGGCCGCGTCGGGCGATCGCCGGCAAGAAGAAAGTGACGAAGTAGCAAGCAGTAACAAGCAGTAACAAGCAGTAACAAGCAGTAACAAGCGGTACTTAGCAGATCCTCGTCTCGCTTCGCTCGCGAGGATGACAGACACACAACTAACGAATCATGGCGACTGGGAAGAAGGCAAAGCGGGTCGTGGAAGCGGAAGGTGTGGCGCACATCAGCGCTACCTTCAACAACACGACGATCACCATCACGGACTCGCACGGCAACGCGGTGTCCTGGGGCTCCTCCGGCAAGGCCGGGTTCAAGGGCTCCAAGAAGTCGACGCCGTTCGCGGCGACCGTTGCCGCCGAGCAGGCCGCGCGTGAAGCGTTGTCGGCCGGTGTGAAGCGCGTCCACGTGAAGGTGCAGGGCCCGGGTTCGGGCCGTGAGTCGGCGATTCAAGCCTTGGCAACGGCTGGCCTCCAGGTCAAGTCGATCAAGGACGTGACGCCGATCCCGCACAACGGCTGCCGTCCCCCCAAGCGTCGGAGAGTTTGATCCATGGGTCGCTACACCGGGCCGAGCTGCAAGCAGTGCCGGCGCGAAGGAACGAAGCTTTTCCTGAAGGGCACCAAGTGCTTCACGGAGAAGTGCCCCGTCGAGCGTCGTCCGTACGCTCCGGGCCAGCACGGCCAGAACACCGCGCGCCGCCGCAAGTCGTCCGAATACTCGAAGCAGCTGCGTGAGAAGCAGAAGATCAAGCGCATCTACGGCATCTCGGAGCAGCAGTTCCGGAACACCTTCCAGAAGGTGCGTCCGATGCCGGGGATCACGGGCCACAATCTCTTGGCCGCGCTCGAGAGCCGTCTGGACAACATGATCTACCGCATGGGTTTCGCGCCGAGTCGCAAGGCCGCGCGCCAGCTCATTCGCCACCGCCACGTCGAGATCAACACCAAGACGGTCGACATCCCGAGCTATATGGTGGCGCCGGGCGAGGAAGTGCGCATTCGCCAGAAGTCGCGCGAGGTGCAGCCGATCCTCGCCGCGATGGATCAGTCGTCGCGCGGCGCGCCGCTGTCGTGGCTCGCCGTCGATCGCGACACGTTCAGTGGCCGGATGCTCGAGCGTCCCAGCCGTCCGAACATTCCGATCGCGGCGCAGGAGCAGTTGGTGGTGGAGTTGTATTCGAAGTAGCACGCCCGTCATCCTCGCGAGCCGCGTCGCGGCGAGTCGAGGACCTGCTCTTGTGAACGCCGTTATCACGAGCAGATCCTCGACTCCCTCGCTTCGCTCGGTCGCGAGGACGACGATTCAGGTCGGAGCCCTCATCTCCGTTCGAGCTTGCCGCGCATGAGGGGCGGGGCAAGGCGATGCCGATTCGTTCTCGGCAAGACCATTCAAGGATCTCCCCAATCATGGCCAACACGATCGATCTCCGCGGACTCGTCCGCCCGCAGCTGGTCGAAGCGACCAAGCACGAAGACAACCCCAACGTCGCCGAATTCCGGCTGCAGCCCCTCGAGCGCGGCTTCGGCCACACGCTCGGCAACTCGATGCGGCGCATGCTGCTGTCGTCGCTTCGCGGCGCGGCGGTGTGGGCGTTCCGCATTGACGGCGTGGTGCACGAGCACCAGACCATTCCTGGTGTCGTCGAAGACGTGCACCAGATCATCGGCAACCTCAAGACGCTGACGCTCACGCTCCCCGACGACGTCGAGGACGTGGTGCTGCACATCCAGAAGTCCGAGGCCGGCGCGGTCACCGCGGCCGACATCTCGAGCTCCGGCGGCGTGCGCATCGTCAACCCCGACCATCATCTCTTCACGCTGCAGGACGACCGCGATCTCAACGTCGACCTGTACGTGAACAAGGGCCGCGGCTACGTCGAGTCGGACCAGCATCCGATCGACCGGGGCCTGCCCGTCGATCTCGTGCGCATCGACTCGATCTACAATCCGGTCCGCCGCGCCAACTTTACCGTCGCCGAGACGCGCGTCGGCCAGCGCACGGACTACGATCGCCTGGTGCTCACGGTCGAGACCAACGGCACGATCTCGCCGGAAGAAGCGGTGAGCTACGCGGCCGCGCTCGCGCAGACGCACTTCCAGTACTTCGCCGATTTCGGCTCGCATTCGTCGGCGCCGATCGGCCAGCTGGCGGACAACGGTGCCGGCGACGGCGCGCGCCTCGGCTCGCTCCTGCGGACGCCGATCGACGACCTCGAGCTGTCGGTTCGCTCCGTCAACTCGTTAAAGAATTCGAATATCAGAACGCTCGGCGATCTGGTGCGCCAGACCGAGAGCCAGATTTTGCAGGTCAAGAACTTCGGCAAGAAATCGCTTCAGGAGATCGCGGACCTCCTCGAGCGCGAAAATCTGAATTTCGGGATGCGGTTCGAAGAGACCGGCGACGGCAGCGTTCGCGTGCTGGATTACGGTACGCCGCCAAGCCGGGCCGCCGCCGCGGCGCCCGACGACATGGAGGAGTAAGAGCAATGCGTCATCGTAAAGCGGGGCGCCAGCTTCGCCGGACCAGCGAGCAAAAGCTCGCGCTCATGCGGAATCTCGCGTCGTCGCTCATCGAGCACGGCGCGATCGAGACCACCGAAGCCAAGGCGAAGGAACTGCGTCCGTTCGTCGAGAAGCTGATCACGAAGGCGCGCTCCGGCACGCTGCACGCTCGCCGGCTTGCCGTGCGTCACGTGCACAAGCGTGAGACGGCCGACAAGCTGTTCCAGGAGCTCGGACCCAAGTTCGCGGCTCGCAAGGGTGGATACACGCGCATTCTCAAGACCGGCCACCGCAAGGGTGACGGCGCCGAGATGGCGCGCATCGAGCTGGTGGGAGAATAGAGGTTCTTATGGCCATTCAGAGAAACGTCTGCTACGCGTGCGGCAAGGGCGTCGCGTTCGGCAACAACGTGTCGCATGCGAACAACAAGACGCGCCGCACCTGGAAGCCCAATCTGCAGGTGATGCGCACCCTCGTCGACGGAAAGATCGAGAAGGTGAAGGTGTGCACGCGATGCATGAATGCAGGCAAGGTCAAGCGGGCACCGCGTGGAGCGGCGGTCGTATAACTACGCTGCTCGGCTGATTGAGAGGGGAGCCCATCGGGGCTCCCCTTTTTTGTTTGGTGCCTTCTTCGTCGAGCGTTCACAACGGGCGTTCGCCGCGACGGCATCGCGGATCGACTCCAGCGTCTTCCGCGCGCAAATCACCGTTCGTCGCGGAAATCGCCGTTTCCATTCGCCGTTTCCATTCGCTCTTTCCGTTCGCCGTTTCCACCCGCTCTTTCCATTCGCCGTCACCATTCGCTCTTTCCATTCGCTCTTGCTTTTGAGTTAGTTTTCCGGACCATGCCCACCGCGCTCATCACTGGCATCACCGGCCAGGACGGCTCGTACCTGGCCGAATTCCTGCTCGAGAAGGGCTACCGCGTCGTCGGCGCCGTGCGCCGCAGCTCGACGACGCCGTACGAGCGCATCGCACATCTCGTCGACCGCGTCGAGCTGGTCTCGGCCGACCTCCTCGATCAAACTTCACTGACCGACGCCGTCGGCGACGTGAAGCCGGACGAGATCTACAACCTCGCGGCGCAAAGCTTCGTCGCCGCGTCGTGGACGCAGCCCGTGCTCACCGGCGAATTCACCGCGCTCGGCGTCACCCGCATGCTCGAGGCGATGAAAAAGGCCGCGCCCAAGGCGCGCTTTTACCAGGCCAGCTCGAGCGAGATGTTCGGCAAAGTGGTCGAGTCGCCGCAAAGCGAGACGACGCCGTTCTATCCGCGCAGCCCCTACGGCGTCGCCAAGGTGTACGGCCACTGGATCACCGTGAATTATCGCGAGAGCTTCGGCCTCTACGCCGTCTCCGGAATCCTCTTCAATCACGAGAGTCCGCGACGCGGACTCGAGTTCGTGACGCGCAAGGTCACCGATGCCGTGGCGCGCATCAAGCTGGGGCTCGCGAAGGACGTCACCCTCGGCAATCTCGATTCGCGGCGCGACTGGGGTTTCGCCGGCGATTACGTCGAAGCGATGTGGCGCATGCTGCAGCAGGACGAACCCGACGACTACGTGATCGGCACGGGCCACACCTGCTCTGTCCTCGACCTGTGCAAGACGGCGTTTTCGTACGTCGGCCTCGACTACCGCGAGCACATCAAGCAGGACGCGAAGTTCTATCGGCCCGCCGAAGTCGATCTCCTCGTCGCCAATCCGTCGAAGGCGATGCGGCAGCTGGACTGGCGGCCGCGCGTCGACTTCGAGCAGCTCGTGCGCATGATGGTCGACGCCGATGTGGAGCGGCACCGGGCGCGCGCCTGAGATGCGAGCCTCATGCGAGCGCTGATCACGGGCGGCGGCGGATTCGTCGGACAGTGGCTCGCGCGCGGACTACTCGCGCGCGGCGATGCCGTGGATTTGACGGGACTCGGCGCCGCGATACGCGGACCCGACATCCTGTCCCGCCAGGAGCGGCGTGAGGTCCGCTGGCTGCCCGCCGATATGCGCGATACCGAGGACGTCGAGCTCGTCGTGCAGCGCAGCCGACCCGACGTGATCGTGCATCTGGCGGGCGTGAGCTTTCCCCCCGACGCCGAGCGCTCGCCGACGACGACGTATGACGTCAATGCCCTCGGTGCCGTGCGTCTGCTGTCGGCCGTGCGCCGGCAGAAATCAGCCGGTGCCGTCGATCCCCTCGTGATCATCGTTGGGTCGGGCATGCAGTACGGCTGTCATGAGCCGGCCGATATGCCGCTCGACGAGCGAGCCGTGCAGCGGCCGACGACGATCTACGCGGCGTCCAAGGCAGCGCAGGAGGTTGCGGCGCTGCAATTCCACACGTCGGTCGGACTGCGCGTGATCGCGACGCGCAGCTTCAACCACTCGGGCGTTGGCCACGGCACGCAGTATCTGCTGCCGTCGCTCGTTGGCCGCGTCAAACGACTCGCGGCGGGCGCCGAGCCGCGCCTCGTGCTCGGCAATGACGTGGTGCGCGACTATCTGCATGTCGACGACGTCGTGACCGCCTATCTTTCGTTGGTCGAGCGCGGTCAGCCCGGCGAGGTGTACAACGTGGCGAGCGGACGCGGGGTGAGCGTGCGGCAGCTCGCCGAGGATGTCTTGCAGCGCGCCAACGTGGCCGCGGAGATTTCGACGGATCCCTCGCTGACGCGCGCCTCCGACATTCCGGTTCTCATCGGTTCACCCGCCAAGCTGCACGAGCATACGGGCTGGTCGCCGACCAAGACGCACGCCGACATCATCGACGATCTGTTGCATGCCTCGACGGACTGACATTCATCGCATTCTCGTCATCGGCTCCGGTCCGATCATCATCGGACAGGCGGCCGAGTTCGACTACTCCGGCACGCAGGCGACGAAGGCCCTCAAGGAAGAGGGATACGAAGTCATTCTGATCAACTCGAACCCGGCGACGATCATGACCGATCCGGAGTTCGCGGATCGGACGTACATCGAGCCGGTGACGCCGGAGTTCGTCGAGCTGATCCTGGAGCGCGAGAAGCCGGACGCGATTCTCCCGACGATGGGCGGCCAGACGGCGCTGAACGTCGCGATGGCGCTGTCCGAATCTGGGGCGCTGGACAAGTACGGCGTCGAATTGATCGGCGCGAACGCGCGCGCGATCTCGCTGGCTGAAGATCGTCGTCTCTTCGGCGAGGCGATGGAACGCATCGGTCTCGCCGTCGCCGAAGGCGGAATCGCCGAGAGCTTCGACGAAGCGGAAGCGATCGTCGAACGCACGGGCTACCCCGCGATCATTCGGCCGTCGTTCACCCTTGGCGGCACGGGCGGTGGCATCGCGTACAATCGCGAAGAGTTCGAGCGCATCGTGCGCAGCGGGCTCGATCTGTCGCCGACGCACCAGGTGCTCGTCGAGCGCAGCGTGATCGGCTGGAAGGAGTTCGAGCTCGAGGTGATGCGCGATCACGAGGATAACGTCGTGATCGTGTGCTCGATCGAGAACATCGATCCCATGGGTGTACACACGGGCGATTCCATCACGGTCGCGCCGGCGATGACGCTCACCGATCGCGAATATCAGGTGATGCGCGACGCCGCGGTGGCGATCATTCGCGAGGTCGGCGTCGACGCCGGCGGCTGCAACATCCAGTTCGCCGTCAACCCGCGCGACGGCGAGATGCTGGTCATCGAGATGAATCCGCGGGTGTCGCGGTCATCGGCGCTCGCCTCCAAGGCGACGGGGTTTCCAATCGCGCGCATCGGCGCGAAGCTCGCGGTCGGGTATCGCCTCGACGAGATCGCGAACGACATCACGAAGACGACGCCGGCGTCGTTCGAGCCGGTGCTCGACTACGTGGTCGTGAAGGTGCCTCGCTTCGCGTTCGAGAAATTTCCAAGCGCGAGCCCGTATCTCACGACGCAGATGAAGTCGGTCGGCGAGGCAATGGCGATCGGCCGCACGTTCAAGGAAGCGTTTCAAAAGGGCATGCGCGCGCTCGAGACGGGGAGATCGGGCTGGACGACGTCCGCTCGTCCGATCGACGACCGCTTGCCCGATGAATCGCTCGAGTCGTTGCGCGGTGCGCTACGCCAGCCGACGCCCGAACGCATCTTCCAGGTGAAGCGCGCGCTCGAGCGCGGGCTCTCGGCCGCCGACGTGCACGAGCTGACAGCGATCGATCCGTGGTTCCTGAACCAGATGGTCGAGCTGGTCGAGGCCGAACGTTGGTACGCGACGCTGGACGACGTGGACGAGACGGATCTGCGCCACATGAAACGACTCGGCTTCTCGGATCGCCAGCTGGCGGTATTGCGCGACGAGACCGAAGCCGTCGTGCGCGAGCGCCGATGGTCGCTCAACGTGCGGCCGTCATACAAGATGGTCGATACGTGCGCCGGCGAGTTTCCGTCGGCGACGCCGTATCTCTACGGCAGCTACGACGAGGAGAGTGAAGCCCCGCGCACGGACTGCCGCTCGGTCGTCATCCTCGGCAGCGGACCCAATCGCATTGGGCAGGGCGTGGAGTTCGACTATTGCTGCGTGCGCGCCGTGATGGCGCTCCGCGAGCGCGGATTCGAGACGATCATGATCAACTCGAATCCGGAAACCGTATCGACGGATTTTGATACGTCCGACAAGCTGTACTTCGAGCCCCTGACGTTCGAGGATGTATTGGAGATCGTTGAACGCGAGCAGCCCGAAGGCGTCGTGGTGCAGCTCGGCGGCCAGACGCCGCTCAAGCTGACGCGCCAGCTCGAGGCCGCCGGCGTGAAGATCCTCGGCACCTCGCCCGAATCGATCGACATCGCCGAGGACCGCCGCCGCTTCGACAAGATCGCGCGCGAGCTCGGGCTGACGCAGCCCGCGAACGGTACGGCGACGAGTCTCGACGAAGCGCTGGAAGCGGCGGAGCGGATCGGTTATCCCGTGCTCGTGCGGCCCTCATATGTGCTTGGCGGACGTGCGATGCAGATCGTCTACGACGCCGAGTCGCTGCAACAGTATTTCGCGACGGCAGCGCGCGTCTCGGAGGATCGCCCGGTGTTGATCGACCGCTTCCTCGAGGATGCCTTCGAGTGTGACGTCGACGCGATTTCGGATGGGCACCGTGTCGTCATCGGCGGCATCATGCAGCACATCGAGGACGCAGGCATTCACTCGGGCGACTCGGCGTGCGTGCTCCCGCCGTATCTGATCGGCGAGAGCGACATGCAGACCATGCGCGAGCAGACCATCTCGCTCGCGCGCGCGCTGGGCGTGATCGGGTTGATCAACGTGCAGTACGCGATCAAGGACGGCGTCGTCTACGTGCTCGAGGTGAATCCGCGCGCCAGCCGCACGATCCCGTTCGTGTCGAAGGCGATCGGCGTTCCACTGGCGTCGCTCGCTGCGCGCACCATGGTCGGCGAATCGCTGGACGACATTGGCTTCATCGAGGAGATCGTGCCGCCGTACGTGTCGGTGAAGGAAGCGGTGTTTCCGTTCAACAAGTTTGCGGGCACCGACCCGGTGCTCGGCCCGGAGATGCGATCGACGGGCGAGTGCATGGGGATCTCCGATTCCTTCGGCTCGGCATTCGCCAAGTCGCAGCTTGCCGCGTCGAACGGGCTGCCGCTCGAGGGCGCGGTGCTGATTACCGTCGTGGATTCGGACAAGCCGACGGTGACGCCGATCGCGCGCCGCTTTCACGAGATGGGCTTCGAGGTGTGGGCTACCGCGGGCACGGCGGCGTATCTGCGCGCGCGCGGCATTCCCGCGCGGCGCGTGCTCAAGGTCCACGAAGGCCGGCCGAACTGCCTCGACATGATCGTCAATCGCGACATTCAGCTGCTGATCAATACACCGATGGGCAAGCACGCGCAGCTCGATGACTATCTGCTGCGGCAGGCGGCGATCGTGAATCGCGTGTCGTATACCACGACGATGTCGGCGGCGAGCGCGGCGAGCGATGCGATTCTCTCGCTCAAGTCGCGTGCGCCGCGCGTGAAGTCGTTGCAGGAGTGGCAAGCGGAGCTCGCCGAGGCGCGCGCGGCGGCGGCCGGGCAGGTGCACGCATGAGCGCGGGAAGAGGAGCCGACGTGTTCGTGCACGAATCCGCGTACGTTGACGACGGGGCGCAGATCGGCGAGGGGACAAAAATTTGGCACTTCTGCCACGTCATGCCGGGCGCCGTGATCGGCGAGCGCTGCAGTCTTGGCCAGAACGTCGTCATGATGAACGGCACGCGCATGGGCCACAATTGCAAGATTCAGAATAACGTGTCGATCTACGAGGGCGTGGAGCTCGAGGACGACGTGTTTTGCGGCCCGTCGATGGTGTTCACGAACGTCATCAACCCGCGCAGCCATGTGTCGCGCAAGAACGAATATCGGCGGACGCTGGTAAAGCGCGGGGCGTCGATCGGCGCGAACGCAACGATCGTCTGCGGCGTGACGCTCGGCGACTTCGCGTTCGTCGGCGCGGGCGCGGTGATCACGAAGGACGTCTTGCCGTATGCGCTCATGGCCGGCGTGCCGGCGCGGCGCATTGGCTGGATGTGTCAATGTGGCGAGCGCTTGAACGGATCGGGGGTCGGCACGTGTGCCGCGTGCGGCACCGCCTATCAG
This is a stretch of genomic DNA from Gemmatimonadaceae bacterium. It encodes these proteins:
- a CDS encoding DapH/DapD/GlmU-related protein, which gives rise to MSAGRGADVFVHESAYVDDGAQIGEGTKIWHFCHVMPGAVIGERCSLGQNVVMMNGTRMGHNCKIQNNVSIYEGVELEDDVFCGPSMVFTNVINPRSHVSRKNEYRRTLVKRGASIGANATIVCGVTLGDFAFVGAGAVITKDVLPYALMAGVPARRIGWMCQCGERLNGSGVGTCAACGTAYQRSGEGIAPANQSRKETA
- the carB gene encoding carbamoyl-phosphate synthase large subunit, yielding MPRRTDIHRILVIGSGPIIIGQAAEFDYSGTQATKALKEEGYEVILINSNPATIMTDPEFADRTYIEPVTPEFVELILEREKPDAILPTMGGQTALNVAMALSESGALDKYGVELIGANARAISLAEDRRLFGEAMERIGLAVAEGGIAESFDEAEAIVERTGYPAIIRPSFTLGGTGGGIAYNREEFERIVRSGLDLSPTHQVLVERSVIGWKEFELEVMRDHEDNVVIVCSIENIDPMGVHTGDSITVAPAMTLTDREYQVMRDAAVAIIREVGVDAGGCNIQFAVNPRDGEMLVIEMNPRVSRSSALASKATGFPIARIGAKLAVGYRLDEIANDITKTTPASFEPVLDYVVVKVPRFAFEKFPSASPYLTTQMKSVGEAMAIGRTFKEAFQKGMRALETGRSGWTTSARPIDDRLPDESLESLRGALRQPTPERIFQVKRALERGLSAADVHELTAIDPWFLNQMVELVEAERWYATLDDVDETDLRHMKRLGFSDRQLAVLRDETEAVVRERRWSLNVRPSYKMVDTCAGEFPSATPYLYGSYDEESEAPRTDCRSVVILGSGPNRIGQGVEFDYCCVRAVMALRERGFETIMINSNPETVSTDFDTSDKLYFEPLTFEDVLEIVEREQPEGVVVQLGGQTPLKLTRQLEAAGVKILGTSPESIDIAEDRRRFDKIARELGLTQPANGTATSLDEALEAAERIGYPVLVRPSYVLGGRAMQIVYDAESLQQYFATAARVSEDRPVLIDRFLEDAFECDVDAISDGHRVVIGGIMQHIEDAGIHSGDSACVLPPYLIGESDMQTMREQTISLARALGVIGLINVQYAIKDGVVYVLEVNPRASRTIPFVSKAIGVPLASLAARTMVGESLDDIGFIEEIVPPYVSVKEAVFPFNKFAGTDPVLGPEMRSTGECMGISDSFGSAFAKSQLAASNGLPLEGAVLITVVDSDKPTVTPIARRFHEMGFEVWATAGTAAYLRARGIPARRVLKVHEGRPNCLDMIVNRDIQLLINTPMGKHAQLDDYLLRQAAIVNRVSYTTTMSAASAASDAILSLKSRAPRVKSLQEWQAELAEARAAAAGQVHA